The Eretmochelys imbricata isolate rEreImb1 chromosome 19, rEreImb1.hap1, whole genome shotgun sequence genome contains a region encoding:
- the PIGV gene encoding GPI alpha-1,6-mannosyltransferase 2: MKLMNRRDPYFREVIRFAVCCRALTLVLQALFNFLVPDHAADAFSPPRLSEPSLCDWLSEWLLGGLSHWDAEHFLFIAEHGYLYEHNFAFFPVYPLSVRAMAEVTLWPLQGLLCLRSRLLLSAVFLNALLSVLAAAVLYELGCVVLRCRRMAFFSAVLFCLTPANVFMTAAYSESLFAFLVFTAMLQLEKGQSWTSALFFSLAAGVRSNGVVNTGFLIYSQSKDLALELQAGAGTVMKLPHVWRRLFRFAASVVLMSAGVFFPFALFQSYAYLRFCNPDTGSEQAVPRPLLQLAVDKGYRLAAMNGVKPVWCSQGLPVVYSYIQDVYWNVGFLRYFEPKQVPNFLLAAPVTVLGSWATWFYLTANPQYCLMLGLVRRKNEGRKGEDSDKPVDGFRCFSVFVYMVHATALLAFGILCMHVQVLTRFLGSSTPVLYWFSAHLLQNYEPLLWKEGTAIQTAASFSEKPSVGSSFLGSFRKGISENPIMRLLLNWRISSPLTKCILGYFLSFWLLGLILHCNFLPWT, translated from the exons ATGAAACTGATGAATAGAAGAGACCCCTATTTTCGAGAGGTCATCCGGTTTGCAGTGTGTTGCAGAGccctgacacttgtgctccag GCCCTGTTTAACTTCTTGGTCCCGGATCATGCAGCAGATGCCTTCTCTCCTCCCCGCCTGTCAGAACCCAGCCTCTGTGACTGGTTGTCAGAATGGCTGTTGGGAGGCTTGTCACACTGGGATGCAGAGCACTTCTTGTTCATAGCTGAGCATGGCTACCTGTATGAGCACAACTTTGCCTTCTTCCCAGTGTACCCCCTCAGTGTGCGAGCCATGGCAGAGGTCACATTGTGGCCTCTGCAAGGGCTACTGTGTTTACGGAGCCGCCTGCTCTTGTCAGCGGTGTTTTTGAATGCTCTCCTCTCAGTCCTGGCAGCTGCTGTCCTCTATGAGCTGGGGTGCGTGGTGCTGCGGTGTCGCAGGATGGCCTTCTTCTCCGCTGTCCTCTTCTGCCTCACCCCTGCCAATGTGTTCATGACAGCCGCTTACTCAGAAAGCTTGTTTGCTTTCCTGGTGTTCACTGCCATGCTGCAGCTGGAGAAAGGACAGAGCTGGACCAGCGCACTTTTCTTCTCCCTTGCTGCTGGTGTGCGCTCCAACGGGGTGGTCAACACTGGCTTCCTCATCTATTCCCAGAGTAAAGACCTTGCCCTCGAACTCCAGGCAGGTGCTGGGACTGTAATGAAGCTGCCTCATGTCTGGAGACGACTCTTCCGCTTTGCAGCTTCAGTGGTTCTGATGTCTGCTGGGGTCTTTTTCCCATTTGCTTTGTTTCAGTCCTATGCCTACTTGAGATTCTGCAATCCTGACACCGGCTCTGAACAAGCTGTTCCCAGGCCGCTCTTGCAGCTGGCTGTGGATAAGGGGTATCGTCTAGCGGCCATGAATGGGGTGAAACCTGTGTGGTGCTCCCAGGGGCTCCCTGTGGTCTATTCTTATATTCAAGATGTTTACTGGAATGTGGGCTTTCTAAGGTACTTTGAGCCTAAACAGGTACCCAACTTCCTGCTAGCTGCGCCGGTTACTGTGCTGGGCTCTTGGGCCACCTGGTTCTACCTCACTGCAAATCCCCAGTACTGCTTAATGCTTGGGCTAGTGAGAAGAAAGAAtgaaggaaggaaaggagaagaCTCTGATAAGCCAGTGGATGGATTTCGTTGCTTCAGTGTCTTTGTTTACATGGTCCATGCCACGGCTCTTCTGGCCTTTGGAATCCTCTGCATGCACGTGCAG GTTCTAACCAGGTTCCTAGGCTCGTCTACACCAGTCTTGTACTGGTTCTCTGCTCATCTGCTCCAGAACTATGAACCTTTGCTGTGGAAAGAAGGAACTGCTATCCAGACTGCAGCATCCTTCTCTGAAAAGCCCAGTGTAGGCAGCTCTTTTCTTGGATCGTTCAGAAAAGGGATTTCTGAAAACCCCATCATGAGATTACTGCTGAACTGGAGAATAAGTTCCCCTCTCACCAAATGCATTCTGGGATACTTCCTGTCCTTCTGGCTGCTGGGGCTGATCCTACACTGCAACTTCCTGCCTTGGACATAG